Proteins co-encoded in one Opitutus terrae PB90-1 genomic window:
- a CDS encoding prolyl oligopeptidase family serine peptidase, with amino-acid sequence MLGFTVAAVFDPLFTRTQCAELKRLTKEIYRELGADADFSAAGSLMPDAYLRIFGHRPLVPESFLYVSPNADRTKPLPVIVFLHGSGGNLKGYVWVLSRVADQLGALIVAPSGGMGSWSNGEAAAAIDQALAALPAGLRIDPVRIHVVGLSNGGRGVTQLLQAAPQRFRSFVFISPVFDEQALGRLAFTSADYRPDVLILTGTLDDRVPLTYVAESVKRLSSRNLRADLRVIEGADHFAMFSHRADISDTLATWFTARGRP; translated from the coding sequence ATGCTCGGCTTCACGGTCGCCGCGGTGTTCGACCCGCTGTTCACCCGCACGCAGTGCGCCGAGTTGAAGCGACTGACAAAAGAAATCTACCGTGAGCTGGGAGCGGACGCCGACTTTAGCGCAGCGGGTTCGTTGATGCCCGATGCGTACCTGCGGATATTTGGCCATCGTCCGCTAGTCCCAGAATCCTTTCTCTACGTTTCGCCGAATGCTGACCGCACCAAGCCGCTCCCGGTTATCGTCTTCCTGCACGGCAGCGGAGGAAATCTGAAAGGCTACGTTTGGGTTCTTTCGCGAGTCGCCGACCAGCTTGGAGCACTCATCGTGGCCCCGAGCGGGGGCATGGGCAGCTGGAGCAATGGCGAAGCTGCGGCGGCGATCGACCAGGCGCTCGCCGCGCTGCCGGCTGGACTACGGATTGATCCAGTCCGCATCCACGTCGTAGGGCTGTCGAACGGCGGCCGCGGCGTAACTCAACTCCTGCAAGCGGCGCCACAACGGTTCCGCTCGTTCGTTTTTATCTCGCCCGTTTTCGACGAACAAGCGTTGGGTCGGCTTGCATTCACATCCGCGGATTACCGACCAGACGTCTTGATCCTGACCGGAACCCTCGATGATCGTGTACCCCTGACGTATGTTGCTGAGTCGGTGAAACGGCTCAGCAGCCGGAATCTCCGCGCGGACCTGCGGGTAATCGAGGGCGCGGATCATTTTGCGATGTTCAGCCATCGCGCCGACATTAGCGATACACTCGCAACCTGGTTCACGGCGCGCGGTAGGCCGTGA
- a CDS encoding RNA polymerase sigma factor: MNEESERSSDSLPTRLSLLGRLADLSDNRSWREFYLTYEAHIRGLARRRGLPEQDAEEVAHDVLRRVAETIRNYQPSDRRGAFRRWLFQLTRWRASDRLRQRRRDEPPVRISLDPPADEPGGGERAPFFVPAAPPQLDQQFETEAQRYALATLLSRLERTVSKKHLQIFQMVMLDDVPVPRVAELFRTQPAAVYVIKHRVLEKLRAEVAELGPVLELS, translated from the coding sequence ATGAACGAGGAATCCGAGCGCAGCAGCGATTCCCTGCCGACTCGTTTGAGCCTGCTCGGCCGACTGGCGGACCTTTCGGACAACCGGAGCTGGCGCGAGTTTTACCTCACCTACGAAGCGCACATTCGCGGCCTGGCGCGGCGTCGCGGACTACCGGAACAGGATGCGGAGGAGGTCGCGCACGACGTGCTGCGACGCGTGGCCGAGACGATCCGCAACTATCAGCCTTCGGATCGCCGCGGGGCGTTTCGCCGCTGGCTCTTCCAACTCACCCGCTGGCGCGCGTCGGACCGGCTGCGGCAGCGCCGACGCGATGAACCGCCGGTTCGGATTTCCCTCGACCCACCGGCCGACGAGCCGGGCGGCGGGGAACGCGCGCCGTTCTTCGTGCCAGCCGCTCCGCCGCAATTGGACCAGCAGTTCGAGACGGAGGCGCAGCGCTACGCGCTCGCCACCCTGCTGAGCCGGCTCGAGCGCACCGTATCGAAAAAACACCTGCAGATATTTCAGATGGTGATGCTCGACGACGTGCCGGTGCCGCGCGTCGCCGAGTTGTTCCGCACCCAGCCCGCCGCCGTCTACGTGATCAAGCACCGCGTACTGGAAAAATTGCGCGCCGAGGTCGCGGAACTCGGTCCCGTCCTGGAGCTGTCATGA
- a CDS encoding dihydrofolate reductase family protein, whose product MSNLRVHCFGLSIDGFGAGPNQTREAPLGVGGEDLHQWFFPTRVFQKMIGKADGTTGVDNDFAERGFAGIGAWIMGRNMFGPIRGDWPDDHWKGWWGDTPPYHTPVFVLTHHPRASLQMEGGTTFHFVTDGIHAALQRATEAAGGQDVRVGGGAATIRQYLQAGLVDQLHLAIAPIILGSGESLLSGIDLRKLGYTCVEQVTTPGALHVVLAKSR is encoded by the coding sequence ATGTCCAACCTGCGCGTGCATTGCTTCGGCCTCTCCATCGACGGGTTCGGCGCCGGGCCGAATCAGACTCGCGAAGCCCCGCTCGGGGTCGGCGGCGAGGACCTCCACCAGTGGTTTTTCCCCACCCGGGTTTTCCAAAAAATGATCGGCAAAGCCGACGGCACGACGGGCGTGGACAACGATTTCGCCGAACGTGGATTCGCCGGGATCGGCGCGTGGATCATGGGGCGCAACATGTTTGGGCCGATTCGCGGCGACTGGCCGGATGATCATTGGAAAGGCTGGTGGGGTGACACTCCGCCGTATCACACGCCGGTGTTCGTCCTTACTCATCACCCGCGCGCATCGCTGCAGATGGAGGGAGGCACGACCTTTCATTTTGTGACCGATGGCATTCATGCCGCGTTGCAGCGCGCGACAGAGGCGGCGGGTGGACAGGATGTGCGCGTGGGCGGTGGGGCAGCGACGATCCGGCAATACCTGCAGGCCGGATTGGTCGACCAGCTCCATTTGGCAATTGCCCCGATCATCCTCGGAAGCGGTGAAAGTCTTTTGTCCGGCATCGATCTCCGAAAACTCGGCTACACCTGTGTCGAGCAGGTGACGACTCCCGGCGCCTTGCACGTCGTGCTCGCGAAGTCCCGGTAA